The DNA window TCATGCGAGGAAGGGTCATATTCGGTATTAGCCCCGGTTTCCCGGGGTTATCCCAAAGCCTAGGGCAGGTTGCTCACGTGTTACTCACCCGTTCGCCGCTCGAGTACCCCGAAGGGCCTTTCCGCTCGACTTGCATGTGTTAAGCACGCCGCCAGCGTTCGTCCTGAGCCAGGATCAAACTCTCCAACAAAAATCTTTGTTGAACAATCATCCTGACAACAAAAGTGTTGCCAAAGGAATCCCAACCAGCAAAGCCTCCAAAAGAAGACCTGCCAGTCCGGGGTATAAATCAATTTGGCACTGGCTTATCAAGCACCCTGTTGAGTTCTCAAAGAACAACCACACACCATCCGAAAACCCCACACCGTGAGGCCCCCGTCCGGGGCATTTCGTTCAACCGCACCCGCCGCTCTCGCGCCGGGCACTTTTACTACGTTACCCGCTGGTTTCTGCCGTGTCAAACCGGTGTTTCGCGGTTTGTCATGCTTCCACCCTATTAACCGGGCACCACCAATCGACCGGCTGGCGCCGGGCGCTTCGTGGGTTTCGGCAGGACGGCCGCCGCGGTTTCCCGCTCGCTCGTCCGTGTCCCTGCCGGTCGACAACCTTACCCGGTCGGTTCCGCCTCACCAAATCCGCCTCCCGGCGAATCGGGGCACCGCCCGGTCCAGGGTCCGATGGAGTCAACCATCCTCACCCGGTCGTCATTCCCGCGCTCCGGCCTCCAGGTCTTTCGCCTGTTTCGTCCGTTCCGCGCTGGCAGAGAGAAAGCTACGCGCCCGGCGGATTGATCGTCAAATCCGCCGGGCGCGTCCCGCGTCACACCGTCGACGGACGGCTATCTGCCCAGCTCGACGCCGGCGAAGTTGCGCTTGCCCCGGCGCAGCACCAGGTAGCGGCCGTGCAGCAGGTCCGCCGGCGACACCGTCGCGTCCACCTCGGCGATGCGCACGTTGTTGACGTACGCGCCGCCCTCGGCGATGACCCGGCGGGCCTCCTTCATGCTCGGCACGAGACCCGACTCCTTGAGCAGGCCCGCGACGTCGGGCAGCTCGTCGAGGTGCACCAGGCCGGCCTCGGTGAGCGCGGCGCGCAGGGTCTCCGGAGCCAGTTCGTCGAGCGCGCCGCGACCGAAGAGCGCCTGGCTCGCCGCGACCGCCTGGGCCATCTCCCGCTCGCCGTGCACCAGGGCGGTCAGCTCCTCGGCGAGGGCCCGCTGGGCGAGCCGCGCCTGCGGGCGTTCCGCCGTGGCCTTCTCCAGCTCCTCCAGCTCCTGCCGGGAGCGGAAGCTGAAGTACCGCAGGTAGCGGGTGACGTCCCGGTCGTCGGCGTTGACCCAGAACTGGTAGAAGGCGTAGGGGCTGGTCATCTCCGGGTCGAGCCAGACCGCGCCGGTCTCGCTCTTGCCGAACTTGGTGCCGTCCGACTTGGTGACCAGCGGGGTGGTGAAGGCCTCCACCGGTCCGGCGCCACGGCGCCGGATGTAGTCCACCCCGGCGGTGATGTTGCCCCACTGGTCCGAGCCGCCGTACTGGAGCTGGCAGCCGTGCCGCCGGTGCAGCTCGAAGAAGTCGTTGGCCTGGAGCAGCTGGTAGCTGAACTCGGTGTAGCTGATCCCGGTCTCCAGCCGGGCCTTGACCACCTCCCGGGCCAGCATCTTGTTCACCGGGAAGTGCTTCCCCACGTCCCGGAGGAACTCCACCACCGACATCTCGCCGGTCCAGTCCAGGTTGTTGACCAGCTGGGCCGCGTTCTCCCCCTCGTACGTCACGAAGGGCGCGAGCTGGTCGCGGATGCGCTGGACCCAGCCGGCGATGACCTCGGGCGGGTTCAGGGTGCGCTCGGCGCTCTCCTTCGGGTCGCCGATCTGACCGGTGGCGCCGCCGACCAGCAGCAGCGGCCGGTGCCCGGCGAGCTGGAGCCGGCGCGCCATGACGACCTGCATGAGGTTGCCGACGTGCAGGCTGGGCGCCGTCGGGTCGAAGCCCACATAGAAGGTGGTGCTCCCGCCGTCGAGCAGCGCGCGCAGCTCGTCGAGGCCGGTCGAGTCCTGGATGAGGCCCCGCCACAGCAGGTCTTCGGTCAGGGAGTCCCGCCCCTGCGGGTGGTTGCTGTCGGTCACGGTCACCGATTCTCCCCCATCGCGGGCCCGGACCCGTACCGGGTTTGGCGACATCGGTGCCGACTAGGCTGGCGACGCCGTCGCGCGAGAGGGAGGGATCGCTGTGGAGGAGCCGGATCTGACCGGGGGCTTCGTCGCCCTGCTGGGCCTGAAGTTCGACGAGGTGAGCGGGGACCGGGTGGTCATCCGCTGGCAGGTCCGTCCGGAGCTGCACCAGCCGTACGGGATCCAGCACGGCGGGGTCTACTGCTCGGTCGTGGAGACGGCGGCCAGCATCGGCGGCGCCCTGTGGCTGGGCGACAAGGGCAAGGTCGTCGGGGTGTCCAACCAGACCGACTTCCTGCGCGCGGTCCGCGACGGGGAGCTGACCGCGGTCGGGACCCCGATCCATCGTGGCCGCAGCCAGCAGCTCTGGCTCGTGGAGATCACCGACGAGGGCGGCCGGCTGGTGTCGCGCGGCCAGGTGCGGCTGCAGAACCTCACCTCCGCCTGATCGCGGGCTGATCGATTCGCCCCAGATCGGGGATCTGACGCCGATATCGTCGCGTCGATGAGCCCGGCCACTCCCGACCCGACGTGAGGAAACTCTTCGCGGCCACGCTCGGCGTGCTGTCCGCCGTCGGCGGCTTCGTCGACATCGGCGACCTGGTGGCGGCGAGCCAAGCCGGCGCCCGCTTCGGGATGGCCCACGCCTGGGTGCTGCTTGTCGGGGTGGTGGGCATCTGCGCGTACGCGGAGATGGCCGGCCGGATCGCGGCGGTGAGCGGCCGGGCCGTGTTCGACCTGGTCCGGGAGCGGCTGGGGCCGCGGGTGGCGCTGCTCAACCTGGTCGCCTCCTGGCTGGTCACGGTGATCACCCTGGCCGCCGAGCTGGGTGGGGTGGCGCTGGCGTTGCAGCTCGCGACCGGGTGGAGCCACCTGCTCTGGGTGCCGGTGGCCGCCGTGGCGGTCTGGCTGGTGTTGTGGCGGATGCGTTTCGAACTGATGGAGCGGGTCTTCGGTCTGGCCGGGCTGGCGCTGCTGGTCTTCGCGGTCGCGCTGTTCGCGCTGCCCACGGACTGGGCGGAGCTGGGGCACGGCGCCTTGCGCGTCAGCTCCGCCGGCGAGAGCTGGTCGGTGTACTGGTTCGTGGCGGTGGCGCTGTTCGCGTCGACGGTCAGCCCGTACGAGGTGTTCTTCTTCTCCTCCGGCGGGGTCGAGGAGCGGTGGAGCGCCGCCGACCTGGCGCACGCCCGGTCGAACGTGCTGATCGGGTTTCCCGTCGGGGGCTTCCTGGCGCTGTCGCTGATCGCCGTGGCGACGGTGGCGTACCACCCGTCCGGGGCGTCGCTGGACACCCTCGACCAGGTGGCCCGGCCGGTGGTGACCGCGCTGGGCGGGGCCGGCCTGGCCGCCGCGGTGCTGGCGTTCTTCGCGGTGACCTTCGGGGCGGCCCTGGAGACCGGCCTGTCCGCCGCGTACGCGGCGTCGCAGTACTTCGGCTGGCAGTGGGGGAAGCGGGTCAGCCCCCGGGAGGCGGCCCGGTTCCACAGCGTGCTGCTGGTCGGGCTGCTGCTCGGGGTGCTGCTGCTGATGACCAGCGTGGACCCGATCCGGCTCACCGAGTACATGC is part of the Micromonospora halotolerans genome and encodes:
- the tyrS gene encoding tyrosine--tRNA ligase; this encodes MTDSNHPQGRDSLTEDLLWRGLIQDSTGLDELRALLDGGSTTFYVGFDPTAPSLHVGNLMQVVMARRLQLAGHRPLLLVGGATGQIGDPKESAERTLNPPEVIAGWVQRIRDQLAPFVTYEGENAAQLVNNLDWTGEMSVVEFLRDVGKHFPVNKMLAREVVKARLETGISYTEFSYQLLQANDFFELHRRHGCQLQYGGSDQWGNITAGVDYIRRRGAGPVEAFTTPLVTKSDGTKFGKSETGAVWLDPEMTSPYAFYQFWVNADDRDVTRYLRYFSFRSRQELEELEKATAERPQARLAQRALAEELTALVHGEREMAQAVAASQALFGRGALDELAPETLRAALTEAGLVHLDELPDVAGLLKESGLVPSMKEARRVIAEGGAYVNNVRIAEVDATVSPADLLHGRYLVLRRGKRNFAGVELGR
- a CDS encoding PaaI family thioesterase, whose amino-acid sequence is MEEPDLTGGFVALLGLKFDEVSGDRVVIRWQVRPELHQPYGIQHGGVYCSVVETAASIGGALWLGDKGKVVGVSNQTDFLRAVRDGELTAVGTPIHRGRSQQLWLVEITDEGGRLVSRGQVRLQNLTSA
- a CDS encoding NRAMP family divalent metal transporter; this translates as MRKLFAATLGVLSAVGGFVDIGDLVAASQAGARFGMAHAWVLLVGVVGICAYAEMAGRIAAVSGRAVFDLVRERLGPRVALLNLVASWLVTVITLAAELGGVALALQLATGWSHLLWVPVAAVAVWLVLWRMRFELMERVFGLAGLALLVFAVALFALPTDWAELGHGALRVSSAGESWSVYWFVAVALFASTVSPYEVFFFSSGGVEERWSAADLAHARSNVLIGFPVGGFLALSLIAVATVAYHPSGASLDTLDQVARPVVTALGGAGLAAAVLAFFAVTFGAALETGLSAAYAASQYFGWQWGKRVSPREAARFHSVLLVGLLLGVLLLMTSVDPIRLTEYMLVLSAVVLPLTYLPILVVANDRNYLGDRVNGWWTNLLGALFLLLIVAASVAALPLAIITRMGR